A window from Nothobranchius furzeri strain GRZ-AD chromosome 17, NfurGRZ-RIMD1, whole genome shotgun sequence encodes these proteins:
- the LOC139063672 gene encoding uncharacterized protein, producing MVFVLSNSQPAFQSGLRSSELQSLHKRRRYELLASYRGTSFAETQNLCLSASKPDKSRQIQPFEEPSVLFKTAASVDTSGGLTSISSKNSSVLQANRQDQRYKTLARYRGISLVEKRQTSSVQLQDTPRIQLLGKRKRLSDVDHENSDFPSAAKRLRLSEGTPQQKRPTMIRLKGRRKGTDSGPKSVSEPPKTASTIKSEQPRTPVIWIIGSSYIRRGEEAAQRQFGTNFGLRAKVQWFGKGGMRWGGVLPRFYSEAPTHGPPDILVVHAGGNDLGLVSPVELASQIQKDLSHLHKDFPEMRIAFSAINERQSWRYGRPGRINSNRKQVNSLLRRAVRSFGGLVIEHPELRFFNNTLFLPDRVHFSKRGNSLFLGSIHSVLEKILAQRCNT from the coding sequence atggtctttgttctgtcaaacagccaaccagctttccagtcagggctaaggtcctctgagctacagtcgcttcacaaacgacgcagatatgaacttctggctagctacagaggaactagcttcgcagaaacacaaaacctgtgtctgtctgcatcaaaacctgacaagtctcgtcagattcagccctttgaggaaccaagtgtccttttcaagacagccgcgtctgtggacaccagtggaggtttaacatccatctccagcaaaaactcctctgttttacaggctaatcgacaagaccaaagatataaaacgctggcaaggtaccgaggaatttccttagtggagaaaagacagacgtcctctgtccaactccaggatactcctcgcattcagctgttggggaaaagaaagcgtttgagtgacgtagatcacgagaactctgacttcccaagcgctgctaaaaggctgcggctgtcagaaggcacacctcagcagaaacgtcccactatgatccgcctcaaaggtcgtaggaaagggacggattcaggacccaaaagtgtctccgaacccccaaaaactgcatctaccatcaagtctgagcagcctcgaactccagtaatctggattattggatccagttacatcagacggggtgaagaggcggctcagcggcagtttgggacaaactttggactcagagctaaggtccaatggtttggcaaaggaggcatgcgctggggcggtgtccttcccaggttttactccgaggctcccacacacggtcctccagatattctggtcgtccacgccggaggaaacgatctgggtctcgtttccccggtggaactggcttctcagatccaaaaggatttgtcccacctccataaggactttccggaaatgagaatagccttttccgccatcaacgaacggcagtcgtggcgatacgggcgaccaggaagaattaacagcaacagaaaacaggttaattctttactgaggagggccgttaggagctttgggggcctggtcatcgagcatcctgagctcaggttcttcaacaacaccctttttctcccagacagagtgcatttcagtaagagaggaaacagcttgtttctgggcagcattcactctgttctggagaagattctggctcagaggtgtaacacctga